From the genome of Oncorhynchus masou masou isolate Uvic2021 chromosome 15, UVic_Omas_1.1, whole genome shotgun sequence:
tctaccgactgagccacacaggaccttatttatttgcaaacatttctaaaaacctgtctaCTAGTAAGACAGGAGATCTTTCTATCAGGCAGGGAGTGACTCTTCCCTCCCTGTTACCTCACAGGTGTGGGGACTCAGTATTCCACTGCTGCACTTCCACAGCTAGCTACTCCATCACTTATGGTGACTTCATTTTTAGCAATGTGCCAGTACCTATTTAGAATTGCACTTGGTTGATTGCTTCATTCAGCTCCTTTCTCCCCGCCCCTCAGATTTATTTTGGTGGGCTCTCACCTGGCACGGACATAGTTCTGATTCTGTGCATCTACCACTAGCCAGCAGGGAGCAGTGTTTCCTGGAGTGGGatggtcaaaaaaaaaaaaaagaggctCCTCCATGGGAGGAGGTACTAGGTCAAGGTCAGGTTGGGGCacatctagtcagttgtacaactgaatgcctctCGCATTTAACCCAAGGAATCTGGCCAAGAGGGGGGAGCTCCTAACAGTATGGGGGGGGGTCCAGTGTCCCCATGCCATGGCTCTCACTACTCTGGTAAACCTCACACATATTGCCCCAGTTAAATATTGTCTTTTAAGGTGGGCAACCATTCCATGGATAACATTCTCATATTTGGGTGTCTGCATCAGCCTGTTAGCCTGAGGAATCCCTTTGAGCCCTACAGTGATGCCGTGGCCAAACAGCACAGCTAGTGGAGATGAGACAAAAGATGCCTCATCTCCATTAGCTGTGGCAAAAGTGGAATTAATTCCAAAGACAAGTGATTCACATTTGCAAATACTCTAATGAACTTTTATTACAACAAGTATACAAAAACTAGACaaacaaatgtgaaaaattgTCATATTTACAGAAACAAAAGTGTAAATGGGCGTAAGGGGCAGGCCTGCTCTGCTGGCTGGAAGATCAGGGAGAGGAAGTTACTTCACACCGAGGATTCCACAGAGGCGGACAGCTTGCCGGGCTATACAAATAAATAACGGGGGGGGAAAGTGTCATCCAATCTGACAGCAGAAGTAGATTAGAATGTTAAATGCCTGGACTCTGCTTTAATCCACATATACAAACCTGCCATTCTTATCAGGGATCCATTAACACTGTAGAGATTAATCAGTTTGAGAACTTAAAACCCCTGTATGAGTCTTAGTCAAATATGTCATAGCACTCCAGTCTGTTCAAATGTTTAAAAAGGACAGTTCAAGGTGGGGGTCCCCCTTTCACATGATGCCACCAATACAAACTTCCTCTGCTGCACCTAACCCTTCTGAGAATGAGTTATAAACCTATCAACTCGCCTCCTGTGCCCCCTTCTCCTGGACTCCATTACTGCCAGAGCCGGAATCGCCGCTGCCATTAATTGTAGTTTCCTGCTTGGTCTTTTTAGCATCAGTGTCCTTTACGGGGCTCTCCTCAGTTTTCCTCTGTTCAGGAATACAAACCAAAGTCACTTCTCAACATGACCTCCCTCACAATCTACTCTAACATTACCCACACAATCACAAAAGCCAAAAGTCACCAATCCCAACTATACACACAGCCATCAGAATTCAAGCCCGATCAAAATATGTACTAAACATGCATAACGCTCAACCACAAAGGGAGAGATTGGAATGGAAATTAGTCAAACACCATTAAAAAGAGAAGACACCCTCGCAACTAAGAGCAAGCAAGAAATTCATGCAACATGAGCATACTAGGAATGGGGGATGAACCGATTTGACAAAGCAGGGGTCTACTACAAGCAGAGCACAGTAATGTACAGCATGATGTATAGACCACGGTATGAGCAGCCTCGCCACCTGTTACCCCATGCTGGGATTGGATGTAGTAGCACGCAGCGGTGGTGGGGAGGGATCTCACCTTTTTCCTGACCAGGTGGGAAATGTCTGATGCAGATTTGGAGGAGGATGCGCCATCGGCTGCCGATCTGACAGAAATCTAAAACACAGGACACGGGAATTGGTCATGAGAGCCGCTGCTTACTGAAGTTAATGACATCCAAGTCATTTGTTTAAATTAGGACAAGGTTTCATTCCAGGTGCAAGAAAAAATTATGTACAGACTAGTTACCTGACTGGTTCCAAATGCTGATGAACAGGAAGATGAAGGTCCACCATTTTCTGCAAACgctgatgaggaagaggatgggaATGCTGACAAAGTAGAAGCTCCAGCCTGGAAGAGATGAGACATGATcagtagaagacagacagtacatCCACAAAGCAATGGCATAAACAAGCTGGCTAAATCGTCATGTCAACTTCTCATTAGCAATTGAGAAGTGGACTGAACTTGTTCCTTGCTTGGTGATAAACATTTAGTAGACCTGCTATACTAAGTCATTCATTAGAACACGTATCAAAACACTTTACAACAGTAAAttaaccctcctgctgtgttccggtcaaattggaccgatttacaagttctctgaaaaatgtagttcatTTAATCTGATTGACACTTATGACAATGACTTTGTCCATACAGGGGCAtatgaacacacaaaatacatttggatGATTTATATTACATTTTGGGTGtattatttaacttttgtacacctgtggtgttcctGGTCATTAGgaatgaatgggtgagactacaattatAGTATAacattgagttcaggcacattcccattcagatggacacacttcctcttCCAGACCCCTACATGCaatgtgtgtttgagcacacacacaccgcactccccttcttggcttccatggcaacctaTTCTATTTGGGATCTTTCCCACACAGGAACAACATTATATAGAACTTCTcacagctctggtatataaagcttttgaggccttgctcacaattcattctgtggcagcacaatgaccaaacaaacaatgtactgtatgtgaggctcttgatcatgaCACGGGTGTGGCGAGAGTCCTTGTcaaactttgacacaaagtagcCTGTGATAAATAGCAAAAGGTTCATCTGAATATTTGTTACAGTGAAAATAATCCATACACTGCTTTTTTATTATTATCTCAAAAACaagtcaatgaggcctacaggccataaatagcaaatagaagttcaaaactcAATGTTCACAAcaacttaagttgataaaaaagatctaacacaacatcAGGCGATAacatgtattattatggatttagaatcagctataatggggtggtcattttggaccgagaacacagaattaattaatttatggttgggggggcagtattgagtagcttggatgaataaggtgcccagagtaaactgcctgctactcaggcccagaagctaagttgtgcatatcattagtagatttgaatagaaaacagtgaagtttctaaaactgtttgaatgatgtctgagtataacagaactcacatggcAGGCAAACACCTGAGGAAAAAGAATCCAACCAggggtttgtagtttttcaagtcattcgCTATCAAatgcagtgtctatggggtcaaattgcacttcctaaggcttccactggatgtcaacagcctttagaaccttgtttgaggcttctactgtgaagggggagagaatgagagctgtttcaaccaggtgtctggcagagtgccatgagctcagTCTCACGCTCGCCCGTGAGAGatagaattcctttgtctttaggaATGCAGCTCTGGTTGAAACATTGTTGAAGATATGTTGAAAACATCCTAAaaattgattctatacatcgtttacagttcgtagaaacatgtcaatggaactttttgactttgtctggacctagtgctcccgcctcatgaatttggatttgtgaactaaacacgaacaaaaaggaggtatttggacaaaacaaacatttattgcagaactgggattcctgggagtgcatgcAGATGAAgagcaaaggtaagtgaatatttataatgctatttctgacttctgttgacgcCACAACATGGCTTGTTTATGTGTccgagcgctgtactcagattattgcggTGTGCTTTTTTCAAAGttttttagaaatctgacacagcggttgcattaaggagaagtggatctataatgccatgcataacacttgtatcttttatcaatgtttattatgagtatttcggTAAATTGAggtggctctctgcaaaaatcaccagatgttttggaagaaaaacattactgaacataacgcgccaatgtaaactgagatttttggaaataaatatgaactttatcgaacaaaacatacatgtattgtgtaacatgaagtcctatgagtgtcatctgatgaagaccaaaggttagtgattcattttctctttttagctggaaaaaatggcggtgtttctgtgactaggtgctgacctaaatcgtttggtgtgctttcgtcataAAGCCTTTTGTAAAATCGGACACCAAgtttctttaaaatggtgtaaaatacttgtatgtttgaggaatattAATTATGAGaattgtttgaatttggcgccctgcactttcactggctgttgtcatatcgaccCCGTTAGGGGGATTTGAGACGTAAGAAGttaacatgaaacgaacacaacaggagggttaaaagGAGCATTTACTGAACAAGTTCCTGCCAGTTTTAGTCTGTTAGGTGACTAATAAACACAACCCTGAGACAAGCCAGTATCCCACAGGGACTCACCAAGGTCTGCTGTATGGCCACAGAGGCTGATCCTGCCATACTCTGGCTCTCCTTGGCATCCTCTACCTTCTCAGCGACGTCAGGCAGCAGTTGCTTCAGCTCCTCCAGCTCGGTCTTCTCTTTGGCTCCGTCTTCACCTTCCGCCTTGTCTATCACCTCCTGGAGCATGGCTAGAAACCAGAAACAAGGTTTGTAAGTGACAGGTCAGAGGTTGACAAGTCATACCTCGTGCAGTAGTGACTGTGCAGGTAGCTTTGAATCAAGAGCAAAAAGTTTGttctttcccaaactgttgctgATAAGCTACAAAAGATCAAAACAGCGATCGTCGGTAAAAGACGCTTTTAGCTCCTTTGTTGACCGAAGCCACAGAGAGTATGCCAAATCAGCGTCGATGAGGGCCAGTCAGTTCCTTAAAACTTAGGGAAAAACACAATTGCATACTtgtcacgttctctctctctctctctctcctaaaaaGTCCCCTAGACCCCACTCCCACCATCCATCCTGTAAGGCCAAATTGGTAACATGGCGCTAGCGATGGCTAGGTTGGAGGTTCAAATACTAAAATGCATAGATACGTGGCATGTATCATTTTATTTAACCACCTTACCCAGGCGGCTCTCAATGACTTTAACTGAGCTGCTGTAGTGCTGGATGGCCTGGCTGTATTGGCCTGTGATGCAGTAGGTCATGCCCAGTTGGTAGTGGGTCTCGGCCACCAGGCGGCTGTGGGGGGGCAAGTGCTTCAGCTGCAAGGACAGGCAGTCCTGGAAGTCCTCCACAGCTGCAGGGTAGTTACCTAGAAGAGGGAAGGCACGTGAATATGAAACAAACATCTGTAGTGTGTGGCGCAAGGGTCTAACACTTGAGGGAGGGTTAAGGGCAAGGTGATCAAAAATGGGATGTATAAAGTCAACATTAACTATGTGCGTTTTCAGTAGGGCAAgccgtagcaaaacattttgcattgagcaaaaaaataaaacgtGCAAGAAATAGCAAATGGAGATCATACCAGATTCTGCTCCAACTTCTCCCAGCTTCAGATAGGCTTGAGCAGCCATCAACTGGTCCTCCTTGTTCTCCTTTCTGTTTGtataaggagagagggaaacaggtgaAAGGTAGTCCATTGGAATAATGTATACCCAAAACAAAGTTTCATGGTAGCTTTCTACAGGGAGCGTTTACCTTTTGTAGATGACCTTAGCGACCTCCAGCATTTCCCAAGCCAGCTGCAGGTTACCCACTTCCTCCTCCTACAAGAGATGGGAAGAAGCAAACAAAAAGGTTAGATGTTTGAAATATTTTCATACAAAATAAGTACATTGTGACAAAGGGACATTgtttaacttcactagggtagggggcagcattcggaattttggatgaaaagtgcgcctaaagtaaactgcctgcttctcaggcccagaagctaggatatgcatataattggtagatttggatagaaaaaaaaaaacacttaagtTCTCAAAACTGTTAAAGTAATGTCtgtgtataacataactgatatggcaggtgaaaacctgaggaaaatccatccaggaagtagtattattttgaaaggctgtttttccattgaaagcctatccaccatacaaagacttaagACCCAGTTTACGATCTCCATGGCTTCCTCTACACgtggccagtctttaggcatcGTTTcgggcttttactctgaaaaatgagggcgATACAGCTCTTTCAATGAGTggacagtggaaatttccagacaTGAGTCCAGCGCACGATCGGGAGcgcgcctttcttgtttctccttttctATTGATGAAGTTCTcgtccagttgaaatattattgattatttatgacaaaacaTAATTTGACACGTTTCTATGAACTTAAGGTACTTTTTTGATTTTTCATCTGTCTGTGACTGCGCTTTGTTCCAAAGGATTGctgaacaaaactgaggtttttggacataaacattatcgaacaaaacaagcatttattgcGTTACACGGAGTCTTcggagtgcaaccatatgaagagtAAAGATAA
Proteins encoded in this window:
- the nasp gene encoding nuclear autoantigenic sperm protein isoform X1, with protein sequence MTEETAVASSSGSMDEKPGSSSAMADSSVDVMAEAKKLIGAGNRHLVMGDVVSAVHVFQEACGMLAARYGDTADECGEAFFLCGKSLLELARVENTVLGNALEGVPEESSEEEGEGEKPDNSKIESADNLEDDDDDDEGEGTGEDKEEEVGNLQLAWEMLEVAKVIYKRKENKEDQLMAAQAYLKLGEVGAESGNYPAAVEDFQDCLSLQLKHLPPHSRLVAETHYQLGMTYCITGQYSQAIQHYSSSVKVIESRLAMLQEVIDKAEGEDGAKEKTELEELKQLLPDVAEKVEDAKESQSMAGSASVAIQQTLAGASTLSAFPSSSSSAFAENGGPSSSCSSAFGTSQISVRSAADGASSSKSASDISHLVRKKRKTEESPVKDTDAKKTKQETTINGSGDSGSGSNGVQEKGAQEPGKLSASVESSV
- the nasp gene encoding nuclear autoantigenic sperm protein isoform X2; the protein is MEPVLLGMDEKPGSSSAMADSSVDVMAEAKKLIGAGNRHLVMGDVVSAVHVFQEACGMLAARYGDTADECGEAFFLCGKSLLELARVENTVLGNALEGVPEESSEEEGEGEKPDNSKIESADNLEDDDDDDEGEGTGEDKEEEVGNLQLAWEMLEVAKVIYKRKENKEDQLMAAQAYLKLGEVGAESGNYPAAVEDFQDCLSLQLKHLPPHSRLVAETHYQLGMTYCITGQYSQAIQHYSSSVKVIESRLAMLQEVIDKAEGEDGAKEKTELEELKQLLPDVAEKVEDAKESQSMAGSASVAIQQTLAGASTLSAFPSSSSSAFAENGGPSSSCSSAFGTSQISVRSAADGASSSKSASDISHLVRKKRKTEESPVKDTDAKKTKQETTINGSGDSGSGSNGVQEKGAQEPGKLSASVESSV